The genome window TTATTTGACATGTTTAAGTGCCATTCAATTCCTTACAACTCACTGAACAATTCATAATTTAGGCTATATTAATACATGTTATTCAGATAATTTAAACATTGACAATgagaaaatgacatttgttgacagtttttttttttaaagaacctttagaTAAACTTTGTAACACAGCAGTTCCCAATACgttttaaagagtacctagcataggGTTTTTTAGGCccactttggtttatggagtgtccaacaacaagttatgtacatacaatgtgtttaaacactgaaatgtcataataataggcagttatacgtaccttacttcttgactgactctcaatgATTTGTTCCGCTATTCCAGCCGTCTAGGCCCCGCATACCccctaaccttgtgtcatgtgattggtcagatagTGTAGTcttgttgttattggtcaaacgcgttcagcatttGTCGCAAATGAACCCCACTtacatcattacaggattacggtttaacatgtgtcatgtatattatattgtgtaAGCTAGAGATAGCGGCGATTTAACGTACCAGTTTGAGCCGAGTCTGACAAGGATGCATCGGAAGACGCTAATACCACAACAAACTCcgccacgactggagcaggatgatTGTCAGTgacaagtgacaactcttgtcataaaaactcccagtgtgacaacatgcctgTTGTGCCTTTGCTaatcaatgattttttttcttaaaatactgttaatacgttagtaatactattatttttaGATACGAGACGACTTAGTTtctcacaccgtagaacacaggttctagacatgctACACATGCATCatgaacgagcgacagtgtttggggtgGAGAgaagttttcgcggcagtctcagcaaaacgtaggcggggactatgtatagtgacgtagatatgtgGGTGTACTagtccacgtctcgtttgtgtgaatCAGtatcgactcccatttttacaagcaaataactttgttatttattcacctttggacttacaacttggcacacagcttactttcaaacacggaaacataacagactgcatgaaatgtcattttcatgatctcatgctacctactcttttAGAAAGAAATTGCGTGAGCAGTTACATACATAGAACGAGTACACCAGGGTCAgaaactaaaaaagaaaaattcaggTGGGGCGCGAGGCCCTGTGAGGTCACACACCTGGCACAACCTGGCTCTGACCATAAAGGGGGTCATATGGttggaaatacgtgtttttctgtgtctttggtgtgaagttgcacatgcatgtattagacatgtaaaatttcTAAGATtgaagtgtcggaacaaaagatgcattctatctaaaaagCGAATGctgacctgcctgaaacgcctcgtgtaaccacaccccaatgcatgtacgtcactttgtggtgtggtttgactaagaccgccaaaatgtaAACGCAGTTAAGGTGGGCGGTCttataaatctcattgtaccgtcgccGGCGcggcctgatgttccgaatatggaaAGAGGGGATAACATTTCCGTGCAGAATTCGACTAATCAGTACGCACTAGGGACCTGGCCATtcaaagcacacctcgcttttcagagagatgagctttgtaaaatatctgcgcgtttcagagaggcggagcaaagatgAGATATAAACATATCACGGTATGTGGACAATACAGCGGTTTTTAACcataaatcgtgtatacactgTATTACtcttaaagcaaacaataatattcgttttagccgagtcaaatgacccctttaatagatccaaacctaacaGATAGGCTTTAAAACAAACTCAACTTGGAACATTGGAATGCACTTAATAAATCCCACCATGAATATTtacccattcagaacggaggtGTTTGGATAAACCACTTTTCAAATctctgtaatataaaaaaaggagCATGAACATATTACCACAGTCAGTTCTGACGACGTCGCCAGTTCGTCTTCATTTGGTCACCGTGAAGTTTTGTGAACACGTTCTGAGGACGCCTTTGCAACGTTACGTTTCTTAAAAATGTTGCATACGTCCTAGCCACGTCCTCAAATAAAGTCGTGTATCAATCCAATGGAGAATGTTGTAGCGACGTGACGTACTCGTCTTCAGAGAACATGGACACTAGTCATTTGATTAATGAATCTGGTCATTTATATTGATGATGTTGTGGAAACTGCATGATCAGAGTAAGATCTGTTATCATTTCAAGACGAATGTAGAATTCTGACAGCTTTAAGCAGAGTATTAAACAGAGTATAATTCGATACCGCAACGACACTGCTATTCTATTTATTTGCGCGCGTCTGATACGTTAACGGTCATATCTTTTTTCGTCACTGCCCGATTTTGCTATTGTggtttattaatattctttctttacTTTAAAGTTTATACCTTACAGATGTGAGTGTTAACACATATTTTACTGATTTTCGATCGATTTGTCGCGTGGAACGGACGCtgatgtttgtgaatgtgaCTAAAGCTTTTGATTGTTGTTTAAAACGGACAACCTGCTAAATTGATAAAGACAATAACACATAAAGATAATAACATAATGTTTAGCTAAAACATAAAGTTTATTCATCTCTTTCAATAAATATCTACTTTAAATCCTCTATATTGTCTAGAagtatttgattatttatgtcaTGTACTATAAAATATCAGATTGTGTTGTACAGTGCTGCGTTCAGTTTTATAATCGTTATACTGTGCTTATACATAGTTGAACAGAGAATTACTCCAATTGTGAATAAAATTGAATCTTAACACACATATGaaatcacaaattaatttaattaattaatttttaagGTTAATTTTGTGCAGAAACTTAAAGCTCTTGCTATGAGAGTGGTAATATAGGTTGTGAATATACTCAGATAGAGACCTTAGGGCACAGACCTTGACATTTCTTACTCCTCAGTAGTCTGTACATTATAACAAattatcaaattaaaaatataagtcattttttaaagttgtctCCTTTAAGCAGGAAAACACACAGATTGGCTATTATAAACTGTCATCActtgaataaaatgtatagcttCATGGCAGCCTAAAAACAGGAAACTTAACCACAGAACATGCATGGATGATCTGCCCAATTCTAaagaaactattttaaaaaatcagaCCGAGGCTGAGCCCAAAAAAACCCATTTGTGGTCTTTGCAattgaccacttgactactttcatgacgtatttcctgtcTTTGGCCCAAGTGTTCTAGTAGGCGAGAAGATCCCAAGTGAACATGTAGTATTTCTAACACGATGCgacacacttagcaagtgcaaaaatatgatgttaattaatgtggtgtttctaattatgagataaaaagtagttttacaaaaaacataactctggagttttcaccaataaaatatgttacACTACATTTAACTACGAAATGatatgtaatatctaattatatagtcaaatcagatttatttttattgcacattatttgtattgtatcaaagcagctgtacccaaaaaaactaaagaaaaccacatgttagccaaacatagataaaataaagatataaccttaTAAAGTAGTAGTATAACACACTGGAAAGCATTCCGCAACATCTCGCAAGACCCAGGCAAAAAGTCTGATGATTCatatccagaacatgatgcatgatgggatacgctTAGCCTCAATACTGCTTCGAAGCGGTATTTAAGCtagtgtgggtttagtgtgCAGTGCcctttggcatttttaagacattggaaACACTTGCACTCTTCCTTTTTGTCGCGTGCACACGCTCTCAAGTGGCTAAGACCACAACCGGGGGTATTTGGGCTGtttccaaatacccccacttgcggtcttggccacttgagagAGATATGACAGGGCTCAACATTAACGCTTTTCCGAGACAAGTGAATGTTTGTATGGACAAGTGACAGAGAATTTTACTTGCCAGACCGGCCAagtaacttgaaaaaaaaaacagtgtgacACATATGTaggataataaaaatatgtgcattagacagagcttCGTGTTTGTGCTTTTTTGTCTGTGATAATAATCGATGGCGCACCCCACTGAGTCCATGGGGACTAGTGATGGGAAGTCCGGCTCTCTTCCCATAGAAGAGCCGGCTCTTATGGCTCCAAAATGGCTCTTTACTTAGTATCACCTTATATTTTAGCCCAATTATCAATTGTGAATAGTTTCGGTATTATTAAGCattttgtataatgtttttcaaaaaatacttatttttaggCATTTTTTGTTACGAGAAAAATTcttatatttgatgtttttgataAAACTTTAATTGAACACAGAACCACAGCAAACAAAtcaattaaatgcaaaaatcttaacatttaagtgatagttcacccaaaaatgaaaatgttgttatcatttgctcaccctcatgtcatacctgtataaattagaaagatatttgtaagaatgttagcaatttccaattctgtgacatcattgactgccataatAGGAACaattcaatggtagtcaaaggtccccagaacagaacaaaaaaaataatatatttttcctaccatggaaGTGGATCATGTCACAGATCTGAAAATTGCTctcattcttaataaaataaaatgtcctgTTAAATCgaacatttagacaaaaaatactgtagtgtgcTATAGTACTTGCTATTGAAAATTGAAGTgcccttgtagtaaattgataaacactgtatactatagtaaagtaaaaaaaacaatataggaagaattttactgcagttagtaaatactatagtatactacattaatttatgtggacaaatattccactattgtatagtaaaaaaggaaaaaaacagaacttggaaatatcaaaacaaatttaggtaatctaaaaatgatatggccccaatttatttaacattaatgtCTTCTGTCAGTAATCTGCCTATTCATAATGAATTCACTTACACATTTCTGATTCGTAATTGCGATAATAgtgtttgtaatgcatttgtaatGCTAGTTTGTTGAGGTGATAACTACGGTTGTATTACCTCTGTCAGTTGGCTTTCTAATGGGGTATTGTTTTGTTCAACGTGACAATTAAAAGAGCTCTCGAGCATTTGTCCTCAGGGTTTCCCCAACACATCTGAATTTCCGATCATAATCATTcaacatgttgaatatttaaGAATTTGCGATCGGGCTGGCTCCGATGTTCTTCAGATCTGGTTCATTCACTCTTAACACACATCACCCCACTGGAAATTATGATAAGATAATCTTTAGAGCTGTTTAAGATCATCAGGACTTTACCTAGGAACTCTCAGAAGGGATAGAAATTGACCTGATTATCTTTAAGTGTGGGTAACGGAGTCAAGCtagtgaagtgctgtgcagtatgtaaacctcacttcccGGCCTCAAGGACGCTCTAGCGACAGATGCTAGAGACTGCgttctttagcctcctcgctagagcgcccaaCTCCCATACCGGACCGACCCGGTTCGAGGCCTGCTTAGAGCGGTGCGGAGCGTTCCGGTTACATGGGCCCAACATAAGTTCTATCAACTCTGGGTAGGCTTACATTGAGTTAAGCGCGTGCACGACAACTACGACAAACCATGATAAATGGAGCTCTAATAtgacgattcaccatggcaactgCACCAAAAATGCAACATGGTTGGAATGGCTGCATGTAAAGCCTACCTTTATCGAAAATTATTCATGCActctatttatacattttttaagccATTTCGTATCCTTCATAGAAAACTTCcatttgtgagaaaatgtaAAGGAAAAAATATGCTCTGATGTAATACACTGCCAGGATGGCTGATGTTGTTGATGTAAGAATGGATTGATGTGTTTTGATTGATCTAATTCACTGTACAGAGAAAtggtacagttttaataaaaatgcacaggaAAAAAATCCACTCAGGACCTAAATTGCTCTTCTGAAATTAAAGAACATCCctatgaattaatgcagcctcttcaCATAAAGGATCCTCTGTTAAAGCACAAATGGCATTTTAATCACCTAGTTGGGGTCTGTGTGATCAaaatgtgtgccatgaatgactgtattaatgaataaatgaatgacgTACAACTTTGCACTGTAAAAACGGGGAGGAGATTTATAGAAACTGTGTATGTCAAAGAAAACTTTCTCCCGACCATGTTATGTTCACAAAgtaagttactatggttactgactctgagtaCAAGTTTCCGCTCTTTTAGAAACGGGCTTGAGTTACTCGCTTTCTCGGGTTTGACCTCACATTCTAAAATAGcaaacccagagtttccctcatttcagggaTTAATATACTCTCTGTTTTCACaaaacctcctttctgaaacgggTCCCAGGTAGGatatttaaatagttaaataaaatgtataaatgtgtgactGACTATCCACTGATTCCAGGAAATCTGGAACTGTCCCCATGCTGCATGTCCGTTCCAGGGCTGAGTGGTCAGCTAAGCTGCCAGTACAAGTGTCAATAAAGGTTTTCTTGATGATGCATAAGAAGAGAACTAtgagaacaaataaattcactTAATTGAGTATATGAGTGGAATGTGCTGCCAGCATATAAAAAGAATCTGCATTTCTTGCTGTGGTCTTCTCCAGAACCGACttgcaccacctgctggtgaagcggtctGGCAGCAGAAAGAGATCATGCACCTATGGATTCGGCTCGTATTGCTTCTCCTGAGATTCCctgatgtgaaactttgaattccaagccgaatttgaaccacTGAATCTGTGGAAGCaactttttaaccaaaatagtatggactgaaaattgtctgttgaatattaaaggttgtattttaaaacatgttgaatttttttaataaaattaaaaaggtGAATTTTTAAACGGTGAAAtttatgaaatgtttcaatttgaaatattcacagcttaactTTAAAACCATATTGAATTTCAGACTCTAAAAATGCAACCACTGGTAAtgcaacagatttatttttgattagTGGTAAACTaacattcttttgtttcaaagacATTGAAATACTTCCATAAACTGAACTCTAAACATTGGATCTTTGGAATGTATAAGTCATAGTTGGATTGATCTCTTTCCAAGACAGGGGAACCCTTTCAGATTCATTAtcttgaaaataaattgaataaaagaaTATGCACATCATCATACACAGACCTAAAATTACACACACATTGAAagtcatcaaaataaaaaaggtaaaaaatattttaattcactGAACTGTGTAATGCAACTCAggtagaaaatattttttgtctataaTGGATAAATAttgatgtttaatataaaataagaacaacATACACagattacatatatatatttacattttttcaaagtaacttcCATTTTGTCAAAGGAGCCAGGTGTGTTTCACCTGATTGTATATGAGTGTTTCAAGCattgaaaaatatgcataatATATTTAAGGTCATATAACGTGTTTTTTGAGCTACTACAACTATTTACAAGGATAGTTGAAAAATATACCtatcctatggtgtgacaacaaaacatttgaaaacacactataatattttaaattatatgaatattttttatgtcacaccataggacacgtGTACAAAGGACAGGATAAACCATATTTGCCCGAAAGCATTTAAATATGGACGCcctttgcttttataaaatttaCTGTAACACAATGCTTTGTGGAGtgtattgcttttataaaactgttattcCATAtacgtagcaaggtttcataaaataatgtaaacaaagtgatatttaggctatgtaatggAGTTAGCTGTTACAAATAGGGGTATtcataacggcttagaactcgaCACAGCCAATCAgcatcaaggaccagaactgaccgttttataattgTCAACCACCCACAGTGTATTTATGCACTGCTCTTATTTAACAAATGGAGTCTATGATCTGCTGTATTTTCAATACCATCAGGGTCATGCGTCATCCAGTGCATTTTAACACTACATTCTCCTAAAATGTAGATGAGAGGACACGTGAAGCAGTGTGTTGTAGCAAGTGCCGTTGCTGTAGGAAGTccatatttaaatgcattcgGGTATAGATTATTTGTCGTAGCTTGAAGCAGGGTTAAAAAAATTTGCGGGCCCCAGCACACAAAGTATACGACCTTGACAGCACAAATAATCTGTGTCTGCTTCTTACATGGTACACATGTATTGTGAAAGGATTTGGTCGCCACACAGCAACtgacaaacattacaaaagCAGGTATGACAAGCCCGAACAGAAGTCGCGACACAACGACAGCCTTCAGCTTTTTAATGGCACCTGgagatgttttaaaataaaagtcataatCGTCAACACACCGAACCAGCTGAATCTCTCTGGAAAACAGCGATGGCATCGCAAGGACAGCCGCTAAAGTCCAAGAgaataaaatcagaaaaatgttGCAGTTCTTGGACCTTTTTATGCATGCACTTTTGGAAAAAGCAGAGTTAAAGCTCCAAAGACTCAGGATGGTCGCTGTGGAATACATGCTACCGTAGGTGATGTAGGACGACAGCTTGCAAGTCACAGTTCCATAGTACCATTCGAAGTCATAATAAGCATAGAGCAATTGAAACACTAAAGCTCCACAGAATATTAAGTGTGTTGCAGCCAAAGCCAAAACCCAAATGGCAATTTTCTTGTAACTCTTGTACCTCTGCCATCCAACGAACACAAGGATGAAGTTGAGGGACAGACCCAGGACAAGGACGATTCCGTATGTAACAAGGTACATCATCCTGATCTGATATTGGTAAGGCTCTTTCTCAGTTTGATTTTCATTACGCTCAGAAAACAATTCTTCATAGTCTGGGGTGGTCGACATCTTGTACAGCCTGagggaaaacaaacacacaatgagaCACTGAAACACTGAGGATCCAGGGAATTTGTGCAGTGTTTTCATAACACGGTAAtggataaaaacacacacaaaagaacagTCTATGAGCCTTTACAAACTCTGAACTGTACATGCTAGTAAATAGCAAACTACATTCATCCTGATACCACCCAAGGCAAAAAAAAGATATGTAACTGCATATGACATGCatgaacattataataaaagtaCAGATTACAGAGAACACAGTACATCTGcaaaatttaatacattttcttaatCCAATTGCATTCTGAATATTTTCTGCGTAAAAGCTCTTACCTTTGGcattgaaacaaaagaatcaaTAAAAGAGAGCTCTGATAAAAGAGAATGAACGTTGAGAAACTGCAGAGTGTGATACTGTGGTCTGCTGTTCACAAAAGATCTTTGCATGAGGGAGACATTGGAATGCATACAGCAGTTCTACTCTGGGTGTGGTTTCAGAGGAGAAATCGAGGCTGTTAACCCACTATTATCCTAGGGATTAATTTGACACCATTCCCTAATTTTTATGAGGACAACTCGGTGAACACAACATTAACATgatgtgatttatttcaatGCCTTATACACACTTTGTAGCATCAGTGTTCCTTGTGGTCAATTTGACCCCAAGCTCATTAAGCTGTATAAGACATAAGAAATTTCACACCCATTTGTTTTTTAGGTGATATTGAGATCATTATTACATGctataatgttataatattcCCTatgatttcatattttctttataatattcaaGAATCTAACATAACCATACCTGTTATATTGTGAGAACCAGTGATTCTTCACATGACATGGGGGTAGGGGTATCCTAATTTCTCATGCCATGGGTGAGGGAAAAACAAAATTCTTGTGAGAACTTTTATATTTCTCTTGCCGTGGGGGACGGAAAAACATAGTGagtttatttaaagatatatttatgAACTCAACAAAGATATAAATTACCTTACACAAAccttgtgttaaaaaaaatcatattctgGAGGTTTAAATTGTTGGGGTCAAATTGCCCCATGTGGGGAAAAAGTGTTATCAGATTTAAGTGTAACAGGAGGGTTGAAAAAGTATATCATACAATGAGGTGCCTGAGCAACAACGTCAGATGCTAAATTATGCAATAACTGAAACTCTATACCAGAAAAATTGACAAACATACTTGAATGTTGATTTTACACGTTTTTAACGGCAAACTATGTGCTGAACAAAAGATATAATTATGTGGGAACATTCCAGGAGCCTTTATACACAGCTTAACGTTTGTcacacactctaaaaaaaaaacgaaagtcTCCGGCAGCTGGGAAAATATAAaggggtcaatgacgtgacatgtattttttgtgtccaaattcattattttcctaaaaagaatttgaataaatacatgtcatatatcaaatggatctacaatatgtcctttataagaaacccttttcattttattgaaattcaattttttgagttttggtgtttgaaagaccaaaaatgtcaggtg of Triplophysa dalaica isolate WHDGS20190420 chromosome 4, ASM1584641v1, whole genome shotgun sequence contains these proteins:
- the LOC130419586 gene encoding chemerin-like receptor 1 is translated as MSTTPDYEELFSERNENQTEKEPYQYQIRMMYLVTYGIVLVLGLSLNFILVFVGWQRYKSYKKIAIWVLALAATHLIFCGALVFQLLYAYYDFEWYYGTVTCKLSSYITYGSMYSTATILSLWSFNSAFSKSACIKRSKNCNIFLILFSWTLAAVLAMPSLFSREIQLVRCVDDYDFYFKTSPGAIKKLKAVVVSRLLFGLVIPAFVMFVSCCVATKSFHNTCVPCKKQTQIICAVKVVYFVCWGPQIFLTLLQATTNNLYPNAFKYGLPTATALATTHCFTCPLIYILGECSVKMHWMTHDPDGIENTADHRLHLLNKSSA